Genomic segment of Veillonella parvula DSM 2008:
CATAGCGATTGATAAGTAATGATATGACATCATGCATTACATACACCGCCTTTCTAAGTCAAGAAACACGAAAAATTATATAGGCATATTAGAGTCAATAAAATGCAAGAAATCTTTATCAAGCTATATTTACCCATGATACTATTGTATACCTAATTATTTCTTAACTCTAGTCTATTTACCATACACAGTAAAAGCCATCATTTATATTTATATATCATACAAGTTCAGCTCTTTAATATATCTGAAAGGAATAACAGTCCCTTGTACAGAGAGAATTTGTAATTGCTCACTAATCATATCAACAACGCCTATAAGCTCCGTATATTTTTGTTTGTTGTAATAAACAATTCGTACCCATTCCCCACAACGTACAGATTGTAAAACTGTATTTAACTCATCTATTTGATCCTCTGACAACTCTGCCCGATCTTCTTTTGGCCTTGCTACAGCAGTTAATAATGCTTCAAAGCCCCTCAATGCCGCAAAGGGCATAAATTGTTTTGCCCGTTGTAAACGAGACATACGATGTTTCATTAATGTATACCTCCCCTTATGCGACTAATCTATTCCCAATATATCCATTACACTATTTATTCCCCGTTATGCCCGCCTACCAAGGTATTTCTAAATCGCATAGTTCCTTCCTCCTGCAAGCTAGAGGCACGCAATATAGAATTCTTACCAAACTGTTCCTTAATGGATAGCATAGCTTCTTGTACTTGGCGTTCCTTTTCCTCTGTATCGGTAGCAAGAATATTAAATAAGTCCTCCTCTTGCGGTATG
This window contains:
- a CDS encoding YolD-like family protein gives rise to the protein MKHRMSRLQRAKQFMPFAALRGFEALLTAVARPKEDRAELSEDQIDELNTVLQSVRCGEWVRIVYYNKQKYTELIGVVDMISEQLQILSVQGTVIPFRYIKELNLYDI